The genome window ACCAGTACGTTTGGCTTCAAGAATGACAGCAATTCATTAGTAATACAGCTTTCCACcaagtataattaaaaaataacagttttaagAAACTTCAAAGATGCAAACCAAAGCTGGACCCTTACATTGTTATGGATTTCTGTGTCTTGCAGGTCTACcaaatttaaatgttatttctaatttgttgtataccagaagaaaaaatcagCCACCTAAGCCTCTTAAAATTAACCTTACAACTGTGTAGCAAAAATTCACAATAAGGTTCTTGCAGaagaagaatggaaaacaaaacgTAATGAGCACTTACCCAATCGCCACCAGGTTTTCTTGATGAGGAGAACAAGTGAGACAAAAAATTGTCCGAGGCTCTGGAAAGAACTGCTGGCTGTCACTTCTGTTGTGCCAGTAACAAACAATTATACCTTTCTCATCACCGGATACAATCAGATCTTTCACAAGAGGCGACCAGTGCAACGCCGAGATCACGTTCTGAAGAGAATTGAATACATTTAAAGCTGTCTTACCCCCATCTAACACCGAATAACAGGCAGAAAATAATCTGCGAGTACTCCCCAGCATCAGCTGAGTTTGTTCTAAAGTGTTTCAGTTCTTTTGGGCTTTGGCACGATTGATGTATTTGCTGATATCGTACAGTAACTGTTCACATGTATGTTCTTAGTCTGTCCCGCGTGGAACAATAACTTGCTGAAAAGATTTTAAGCGAGCTGGGTTAAGTGGCGATGAGTACACAGTGCGAGCATCCTCACTTATGGAGGCTTTGATGGTAACCAACAGCTTATTAAGGTGGTGTAACAACGCTGCAGACCTGAGGCTAGAACAAAAAGCTGGCCAGAAGCGTTCAACGGTCTGTAATTTAACCGGGTTTGAAATTCACCTTTGGTTAAAGTAACATCTCCCTGCTTTGTGTGCAAGACCTACAAAAAACCACCCCCCCGGTGAGTTCTTTCTGTCTTGCCCTCTCCGTCCCCGCAGTGGTGGCTCCCGGGGCCACCCTACCTGGTGCAGGCTGTGATCCGCCACCGGGGCCACCCTACCTGGTGCAGGCTGTGATCCGCCACCGGGGCCACCCTACCTGGTGCAGGCTGTGATCCGCCACCGGGGCCACCCTACCTGGTGCAGGCTGTACTCCGCCACCGGGGCCAGGCCCTCCGTCTCCCAGATTTTGACGCTCCCGTCGTCCGAGCTACTGGCGCAGAGGCTGCTCTGCCCGGGGCAGTGGCAGAACGTGAACCCGGAGATCCTGTCCGTGTGCCCGATGAGCTCTCCTGCACCGACAGCAAGAGACCGCGATGGGACTCTCCGGGAGCTCACGGCACCTTCCCAaacccgccccgcccccggggctCCCGCTGCCTCCCCGGACCCCggggctcccgccgccccccacGTGCCCGAGCGGCGCACGGCGGCTCCCGGCGGaggggcggccccgcggggctcctataaaaggcgggggggggggggggcggtcagGGCGGGCCGCCGACGGGCCCGGGATCCCCGCGGGAGCGAGTTGTGGCGGTACCGTAAAACGTGGGTGCGGCGTCGCTGACATCCAGCAGGCAGACGCGGTGCCTCGCCGCGAAGCCGAAGAGGCGGCCATCGCTGCTGGCGTCGCTGCAGCGGCTGCTGTACCAGTTGGGCGAGGCGGGCAGCACCCGCACCGCCGCCATCGCCGCGggccgctccgcgccgccccACGCGCCCCGCCAGGCCGCCGCGGGCGCTGCCGCCAAGCGCCGCACACGCCGTCGCAAAGAAGGCGCCTCGCTGCGCGTGCGCCGAGAGCGCCTGCCGTGAAGCGAGGCGGGAAGATGGCGGCGCGGTGGGCGGTCAGCGCGGGTGAGTGTGAGGGGACGGAGCGGGGCGGTGGTTTTGGAGGGTCTCGCCTGCTTATTCCTTGCTCACTGTGCtgcttcctttcaggtagtgcCTGGGCGTGCGGTCTCCTCGGCTGGGCGCGGCCGGAGAGGTGAGTGGCTCTGCCGTGACCCTGGGCAGGCCCGTTCCTCCGGCGCCTTGGGCAGTGGGGCTTAGGCCGGCTCGCTCAGGGGGTCCCCGGGGCTGGAGGCTCCCCGGGGGGCCCGGCTTGGCCTTCTTGCTGGTTTCTCACCCTGCCTCGGAGCTGTGGGGAACAGGTCGCTCCCTGTCTCTGTAGTGTCTTTCTTGGCGATTGTGGCGTGATGGAGATGACTTTCTTTCCTAGCCTCTTTCTGTCAGGCATCCGGATTTCCTTTGGCTTTATGGTGTAGGTCACAGTAACATAGTACCTGTTGCTCCCCTCTGCACTCTCCCTAGTCCTTGCTTTTTTGTAGTTGCTGGCCTCTCCCTTCAGTCTGGAGGAATGGTAGAGTTGTGCTGGGGGAGCATTGGTGGCTGCTGACTGTATCCCTGACTTCAGAAGAAAGGGGTGATGTGGATTCTCAAAAGTGCAGAGCTTTGGTCTCTACTAGAGCCGGTGGAGGTAAATTACAGAGACCTGTGTTactgaaggaagaagaaataggCTTACCTTGCCTGTGCTTTGCTTATTGTCTTGCAGTTGAACAGAGTTATGTGCTAATTGTTTGTTTTACTCAGTTCTTCTAGTCTGTATGTCTCCCACTTGCTGTTCATGCTTGATTCTTCCTGGAAAGGTgaccagctttttttctttcctgtttccctTACTTACCATGTGCAATGtacttttctctgttgcttgtcatattttcttttgtttaaaatgtgtttgtgttctctttcttctcctaaATTTATGATAAATGGAGTTGCCCTTCGCATGAGGTTGGATTACCTTAAGACAGAGGGAATGCAAGATTCCTTAGTTTGTCAAATGTATTAATGTGTTCTGCTGATACCAGAAGGACAACACTTAGATCATTACTGCTGAAGTTGTTAAATTGCAAAGTGATATCCATGTGCTtgtcaaatattttcctgtattaaTCGATGATATTATGTCTGGTGGTGATGAATTGTTGTCTTGATGAGTGAAATTTTTACgtattaagaaaataaaccagttttggtaaatatctgaaaaaatatcccataacatttaaatttgtatcacagaatcacagaatgttagggattggaagggacctcgaaagatcatctagtccaatcctcctgccggagcaggattgcctagaccatatcacacaggaacgcgtccaggcgggttttgaatgtctccagagaaggagactccacaacctctctgggcagcctgttccagtgttcggtcaccctcaccgtaaagaagtttttcctcatatttaagtggaacctcctgtgttccagcttgcacctattATATTATGCTACCCAGTATATTATGCTACCACTTACTGATAGGATGTGAAAGCTTTAAGGTGTACAATGCCCTCTTGAAACTAATCAACATGTTCTGTTTGCTGGTcgtttttaaaatcctttgcaCAGTTTGGCTACCCACACAAAGCTGCTCACGCCTTAGTAAAACTCGCAATATCTGGTCTTGAACTCGTCTGTTTCTTGTCATTACTAGTGgctgcccagcactgctttATCTAGTCAGCAGGGGGCAAAATGTAGCTTGGTTTTTCTGAATCTGAAGTGAGCGAACTGACTGAAAACTAGAGATTTTTTTGCTATCAGCAGTCTTATATTGACTTGATTGCATTTTGAAAGTAGCATAGAGTATCTCTCCCTTCAAATTTCAGAATGTTTATGAACTTCCAAGGCTTTGTTGATACTCGGTCCCTTTAAAAAACTAGAAATTTTTACTGCTAAAGATGTTGCTGGTGAAAATTAAGTATTGGCTAGTCTTGGAAAAGATCTAGATTGTTTGTGTGAGTAATGAACTCCAGATAAAAACAAAGAGGTgactgtgtgtctgtgtgatgATCTGGGGACGCTTAACGTGGAATCTCATGCTATACCAATGTCACTTATGGGTCATGGTTTGCTTTAGGAAGCCTGAGGCTTCTTGTTGAATTAAAAAGCCCTCTCAATGTAAACTATAGAGGACttgaacagttttattttgtgagTAGTGAAATGTATCAGTTCTCTTTAACAAGACAGGTAAGTGCACAATTTTCCAGATAAACTGAGCAGGGACAAAGAACTCTTGTGTTCAGCAGCAAAGGCTGTGGTCTTGTCTTGCAGGTGGCTAGCATCGGGTAGCCTTTTTCCTCTGTCGTGCATCCACACAAGCACATCTCTGCAGAAATTTGGgaagtgggagaaaaagaacaggatTGTTTATCCTCCGCAGCTGCCTGGAGAACCTCGCAGACCAGCTGTAAGGATACACCCGTGAATTTCCGTACCTGTTTGTTTAGCAATTTCTGAACAGATTGTCACCGACTCTGGGTGACTCCACAAGGCACTAGTTTGATAGCTAAATTCATGTGTTGTTTAAGATTTTAGTCAGTTTGGCATATTTATATTGTAAAAGTTAACATCActtgaaatgttttccatttttaaattatattggAGCTTCAAGTTGCTTGCAGCTCATCGCCTACCTAATACATGATGCAAACTGCAAAGGTACCATCCTCTCTTTGTAGAAGTCTCTGAAGTACAAGGAGGTAGAGGTTACCAAGTTACAGAAGTTACCAAGAAGTTAGCACCTCAATATAAACTTGTTCGGTTTGTACTGACAGTAAATAACTAGAGAAGAATGTGACTGTGTTGTTGCTTCTGTGCACAGAGATATAAATGTAACTGTACTTGAGTAGTGGAAGTATGGTGCCTCTTTGATATATGTACAATAGAGTGCACACACTTTTCACTTCTTAATTTCTCTGCATTATAGATTCTCTGAGGTCTGATAGTGGAAGGAAGCCTCTTAAATTAAGTTGCACATGAAAACAAAGTGTTGTGTATTTGATCACTGAAGGGACTAATCAATGCTGCTTTCTCTACACCACAACTGGGAGAATTTTGGGTGAATTCtttggtattttctttctctcaagaACTAATATTTTGGAATTCCATTTTACGGCCTAGGACATAGAAATAAGTGCTGTGTACTGTGCTGACTAATGCAGTGTATCTGAAAATGCAGTTATCGACCTGCTCACTTATTAAAGCAGTTTTTTACCTGTTCAAAAAGAATGCTATCTCTTACAAATTTGTATTGATGTGAAATTTCACTAGCTAGTTTTGGTCCCTATTGGTATAGTAATAATGTTAAATGGGTCTTTGGAGGCAACTCTTCATGCCAATCAAACTTGAAACCCTCTTCACTTTTGAAGAGTTAATTAAGTTCATTCTGGTAATATTGTGTAGTTGCTATCCCAGTAAGTTGATTTGACAGCAATGTTTTTCAGACTGAATGGGCATGTCAATCTCAGACTGCTTCAaaaggtggggaggaggaaaggaaaagatgatgaaaaaaatcttctgattATCCTTTTCGGGGACTTACTGTTTATAAACTAATTCTTATAAGATTGTATTAAAATTTTCTATGTGCTAGCTACTTTTTTATAATTCTTTCAATTTCAAATGTCAAAGGTATGCCTGATTTGGTATGTTTATGGTATAGGAGAGGGagtcatatttattttattcctagTAAGGAAACAGATTGTGGAGCAGACATGTATGCTTCGTTCTTGTTTTCACAGCGAAATTACTgctcttaacttttttttgcaCCTAGGAAATATATCATTGTCggagggaaataaaatacagcaatgaTAAGATGTGGTATCTGGCAAAACTGGTAAGCAAAAAGTACTTTGTAATGTATTTGTTAGAATGCAAAATTTAACTGCTGTGTCTGCCTTAACAGCTTAGTTCAATCACAGTCTAACCAGCAACTTCATAATAGAGTCCTGGGGAAGAGCAGGCATCTGTGCAGGCGAACAGTTGTTTGTAGTTTGGTTTAGCCGCTTTATCCTAGCGTGCTCTCAAATGTGTACCCAGGATCATATGCAGATTATGCACTGTGGAAGCATTTTCGTGTTGGTTTCTGCCTAGTAGTAGATGGCAAGGGGAACTTTGAAGGATAATAATgggctgtttttctctttaagaaaaaaatggatgtttTATCAAGATTTATTCAATGTTTAGCTCAGAAGTTCTGTATGTAAGATACTACGTTGAAGAAATGGTAATTAAGGAAACTTAAAGTCTTTTGATTTGCTCTTTATAGtggcaaaataatttaaatactgtCTTCTAAACAAGAGAAGGGAAATTTTGTAATTGCAGAAGTTAACATTAACACTTTGATTGCAGATAAAAGGAATGTCCATTGATCAGGCTCTTGCTCAGTTGGAATTTAATGATAAAAAGGGAGCAAAGGTGATCAAAGAGGTATGTAGTAGTATTCTTTAACACTCCTAGTttcaaaaaaactttaaaatcaaTACCTGTCACCAGAAGTTTGGAGATGTTTCTATTTGTgtggttttctgtttctattaaGCCTGTTGGGAGCACATTCAAACAACGTATTTTTGTAGCAGTCATGGGATTTTGTGACTTGCGAATATGCTGAGGGCACTTGTGCTGGCTGTTTTAACTTGTAATGATAATAAATTACATGTGGGTACCCTCTCTGGCAATGCTTGCTGTTAAGGTCATGGTAAATAATGCAGAATCCTTGTCACTaattgctgcttctgtgtggTTTGGTTTGTAAAGTTGTAAGAGATGAAGGATATCATCAGGGAAAGGACTGAGTTCTGTAAAGGCATGAAAGCTTTTCATACACTGTAGTTGTTAGGAGTctcaaatttctcattttcttggcCGAAGCATTGATTTCTGGCATAATAATGACAAAGAAGTATCCTGTATTAGCTGAAAGTATTGAATGGCCTAAGTTCATTTTGCCCATCTTGGAATTTGTTTCTAGTCTGATGTCTAATTAGACAAAGGTTTATGGATGGAACGCTGACAAATGCTGGTGGGAATCATCTTTTCCactccctttcctccccaaaaaatgtaataaagttGTCCTGAAGCTTTTCAGTCTGTATGCAAAGAACATACTTATGTACAGGATGtcttttttttagcagttttgATCTCTATAGAATACTTTTTCTATAACTGACTTAAACTAGCAATTTCTTCCATGTTATCTAGAGATAAGAAATAGCATTGTTTCAATTCCTACtcagtatttccatttctttcccttttgttaCAGGTTCTGTTAGAAGCTCAGGAAATGGCAGTAAGAAATCACAATGTGGAATTCAAATCAAATTTACATATAggtactttttttgttgttactttactgcagaaaaatgtCATCCTACCctacaaaaaaatgttatccTTAATATGGTTTTCTTGCTTCAAATCAGCAGAAATGAATAGAGAACAGTTTCTAGTAGCTTATCTTTACCAAAACATGAAAGGCACGTGCTTCTGACTTGCGTCACAACTGAAGTTAGTGTGGTTGTTGAGCCTTCAGCCATCGGTTTGTTATAGTTAGTGTCTGACTGGTGTTTTTCT of Nyctibius grandis isolate bNycGra1 chromosome 10, bNycGra1.pri, whole genome shotgun sequence contains these proteins:
- the MRPL22 gene encoding large ribosomal subunit protein uL22m is translated as MAARWAVSAGSAWACGLLGWARPERWLASGSLFPLSCIHTSTSLQKFGKWEKKNRIVYPPQLPGEPRRPAEIYHCRREIKYSNDKMWYLAKLIKGMSIDQALAQLEFNDKKGAKVIKEVLLEAQEMAVRNHNVEFKSNLHIAASATGRGRYVKRIRYHGKGMFGIMKINRCHYFVKLVEGPPPPPEPPRTGFDQAKEYVQQLRSRTLVNTL